The window CCGGTGACCTTGTCGCCGGGTTGCTTGGGCACTGGCAGGCTTTCGCCGCTGATCAGCGCTTCGTCGGCGTGGCTCTGGCCTTCGACCACTTCACCGTCCACCGGGAAGCGTTCGCCGGGTTTGACCATCACCAGATCATTGAGGCGCAAGGCGCTGATCGCGACGTCCTGCTCGCGGCCGTCGATCACCTGAATCGCCCGCTCCGGGCGCAAGGCTTCGAGCGCGCGGATGGCACTGGCGGTCTGGCGCTTGGCGCGGCTTTCGAGGTATTTGCCCAGCAGCACCAAGGCGATCACCACCGCCGAGGCTTCGAAATACAGGTGCGGCATGCGCCCGGCGGCGGTGGCCCATTCATAAAGGCTCAGGCCATAACCGGCGCTGGTGCCCAACGCGACCAGCAAATCCATGTTGCCGGCACCGGCGCGCACGGCTTTCCAGGCCGCGACGTAAAAGCGTGCACCGAAGATGAATTGCACTGGCGTAGCCAACGCGAATTGCACCCAAGCCGGGAGCATCCAGTGCACGCCGAACGGTTGCAGCAACATCGGTAGCACCAACGGCGCGGCGAGGATGATCGCCATGATCAAGGCCCAACGCTCGCGGCGCAGGCGTTGTTGCTGATTATCGGTTTGCGGGTGTTCGACTTCCCAGACGCTGGCGCTGTAGCCCGCCTTGGTCACGGCAGCGATCAGGGTTTGCGGATCGATCTGGCCGAGCAGTTCAAGGTGGGCGCGTTCATTGGCCAAGTTGACGCTGACGCTTTTGACTCCGGGCACTTTGGCCAGCGCTCGCTCGACCCGACCGACGCAGGAGGCGCAGGTCATGCCGTCGATGCTCAATTCCAGGCTCTGTTGCCGCACGCTGTAACCCGCCTGCTGCACCGCCTCCATCAAGGCCGGCAGGCTGTCTCTGGGCGCTTGCACGCGGGCTTGTTCGGTGGCCAGGTTGACGCTGACGGCAGAGGCGCCGATGACTTTGCTCAAGGCACGCTCGACACGCCCGGCGCAACTGGCGCAGGTCATGCCGGCAATCGGCAGATTGAAAGTGGTGGATTCGGACATCGGTCACGCTCCCTGTAGAAGATACCTACAGGATCAACCTTGCCATGCTGGCAAGGTCAAGCGCCATGTCTCAGATCAAAAGACTGGCACCTGATCGTTCCCACGCTCTGCGTGGGAATGCAGCCCGGGACGCTCTGCGTCCCCTTTAAAAGCCGAACGCAGAGCGTCCGTTGAGGCATTCCCACGCAGAGCGTGGGAACGATCGGTCTGGCGATCAATAGTCCAGGGCAGTGGGTTTCAGGTACATCCCTTCCTGCGTCATCGCAATCCGGAACTTCAGCACGTCGCCGGCCTTGAGCGTGATGTTCTGCGAACCCGGGGCGAGCATGCCCGGATTGCAGCCCGGTGCCTGGCCCGGCAGCAGCTTCAGGCGCAAGGACACATTGCCCGGTGGCAGGTTGAACGAGGTGCTTTGCTCCTGGAACAGCCGCGCCGACAACTGATCCTGGATGTACACGCCGATCTCGCAGGAGGTCGCGACTTCCAGGCGCTCGCGGGAAATGATCAGTACGCCATAGTCCTCCCCGGCGGCTTGAACCGAAGGTGTCGCGGCAAAAAGGCTGAGAAAGCCAAACAGGCTGAGAGCTGACCAGCGCATGGCTGAATCTCCTGATGTCGAGTCATTGATGGACGCAGCTTGGCCGAGCGCGGCGTTGATTGCCAGCCCGGCAGCTCACTTCAGAACTTGACCTTGCCATGATGGCAAGCTCGAGACTGCACGCAACCTCACTCAAGGAGTCATCCCATGCAAGTGTTCAACGTTCAAGGCATGTCCTGTGGTCACTGCGTCAAAGCCATCACCCAGGCGCTGCAAGCCAAGGATCCTGCGGCCAGCGTGCGTGTCGATCTGGCCGCGAAAGAAGTCGGCGTCGAGAGTGCTTTGTCGGCGGATCAGGTGATCGCGGTGATAACCGAAGAGGGCTACGCCGCCAAGGTTGCCTGAGAACAAAGCGCAATCCTCCCTGTGTGAGCGAGCCTGCTCGCGAAAGCGGTGTGTCATTCAGCAGTGATGTCGACTGACACTCCGTTTTCGCGAGCAGGCTCGCTCCCACAGGGGATTGCATTCATTCAGTGGTTTTTAATAGTTAGCGACCTAACGGAATGTTCAAGGCGTCCCTGCGGGGCTAGACTGTCGGCCTGCCGACCCATGCCCGACTGGATGCCTGATGAACCTCCGTACCATTTTGATTCTTGGCGCCTTGAGCGCCTTCGGTCCGCTGGCGATCGATTTCTATCTGCCGGCCTTCCCGGCGATGGCGCTCGCCTTCGGCACCGATGAAAAACACGTTCAGCTGACCTTGGCCGCCTATTTCCTTGGCCTGTCCATCGGTCAACTGGCATATGGCCCGGTAGCGGATCGATTTGGGCGACGTATTCCCTTGCTGACCGGCGTCGGCTTGTTCACCGCCGCCTCCCTGGCCTGCGCTTATGCGCCGAGCCTCGAATGGTTGATGGGCGCACGTTTCATCCAGGCGTTGGGCGGCTGCGCGGGGATGGTGATTGCGCGGGCGGTTGTCAGCGATAAATGCGATGCGGTGGGTTCGGCGAAGGTCTTTTCGCAGTTGATGCTGGTGATGGGCCTGGCGCCGATTCTTGCGCCGATGCTGGGCGGGCTGTTGGTCAACACCACGGGCTGGCAGTCAATTTTTCTGGTGCTGAGCGGTTTCAGTGCGCTGGCAGGGTTGGCCGTTGCCCTCGGGCTGCCGGAAAGCCTGCCGGCCCATGTGCCGCGTCAACCGTTGTCCGGGGCGTTGCGTCAGTACGGTCGACTGTTGTCGGACCGGGTGTTCCTCGGCCACGCCCTGACCGGTGGCATCGCCATCGCCGGGATGTTTGCCTACATCGCCGGTTCGCCGTTCGTCTTCATCAAACTGTATGGCGTGCCACCCGAGCATTTCGGCTGGCTGTTCGGTACCAACGCGGCGGGCTTCATTCTGGTGGCGCAGCTCAACGCGCGATTGCTGGCCAAGCGTGGTCCGGCGTTTCTGCTGGCGCGCACCGTGTGGATCTACGTCGGCGCCGGGCTGGCGCTGCTGGCCGTCAGTTCGTTGCACACCGCGCAGCTATGGCCGTTGCTGATTCCGCTGTTTGTCTGCATTGCCAGCCTGGGTTGCATCCTCCCCAACGCCTCGGCCTGCGCCATGAACGGGCAGGGCGCAAGGGCCGGCAGTGCGTCGGCGATGCTCGGTTGCCTGCAATTCAGTGTCGCCGCCGGGGCGGCAGCATTGGTGGGCGTTTTACACGATGGCAGTGCCGTGCCGATGGCCATGGTCATCAGCCTGTGCGGAGTTCTGGTGGTGAGCGTGGCAATGCTCACCCGGCGTTTGCAAAATACCCGGGCGCTGGCGCAAGCCCAGGCCTGAGGGCGGACTCAGCCAGCGGCACGCTGCTGGTGGTCAATAATTTGATGAGGCGCTTGTAGTCGCGCTTCGAGGGTACGAGTGAAGGCGCGGGCTTCGGCTTCGCTGCGGAACGTCACGGTGTGTTGGTCAAGACGGACTTGCCACTGGGATTTTGCCAATTCTTTTATCAGGATCTTCATTGCTGATCTCTCCTCTCGTAAAACACGCTACGTAAAAGATTGTGCCGCAGAGGTTTCGATTGTAGACCCGAATACGATCGCAATTGTGACAACGGTCAACTCTCTGACTGACGGTGTCGCCCATCTGGGCGACAACTGTGTCAGTTTGTTTCAGAACCCTTCGAGCACAATCTTGCCCTTGGATTTGCCGCTTTCCAGCAGCTCGTGGGCGCGACGCAGGTTCGCCGCGTTGATGGTTCCGAAATGCTCGCCGACCGTGGTTTTCAGCGTCCCGGCGTCGATCAGCTCTGCCACGCGGTTGAGTAATTTGTGCTGCTCGATCATGTCCGCGGTTTCAAACAGCGAGCGGGTGTACATGAACTCCCAGTGCAGGGACAGGCTCTTGCGCTTGAGTTTGGTCACATCCAGCGCCTTCGGGTCATCGATCAGGGCCAGTTTGCCTTGCGGCGCCAGTGCCTCGACCAACTGGTCCAGGTGGTGATCGGTCTGGGTCAGGCTGGCGACGTGGGTCACCTGATCGACACCCGCGCGTTTGAGCTCTTCGCTCAACGGCTGGCTGTGATCGATCACCAGGTCGGCACCCAGCTCACGAACCCAGCTCTGGGTTTGTGGGCGGGAAGCGGTGCCGATGACTTTCAGCCCGGTCAGCTGGCTGGCCAGTTGCGTAAGAATCGACCCCACACCGCCAGCGGCACCGACGATCAAAAGGCTCTGGCCTTCATCGGTTTTGCCTTCACGCACCTGCAGGCGTTCGAAGAGCAATTCCCACGCGGTGATAGCCGTCAGCGGCAGCGCGGCAGCTTCGGCGAAACCGAGGGTTTTCGGCATATGGCCGACGATCCGCTCATCGACCACGTGCAGTTCGCTGTTGCCGCCCGCGCGGGCGATGGAGCCGGCGTAGAAAACTTTGTCGCCGGCCTTGAACAGCGTCACTTCACTGCCGACGGCCTTGACCACACCGGCCACGTCCCAGCCCAGCACTTTCGCCGTGCCCGCTTCGGGCTGTACGTTCTGGCGGACCTTGGTGTCCACCGGGTTCACCGAGATGGCTTTGACTTCCACCAACAGGTCACGCGGGCCGGCAACCGGTTCTGGCAGGTTGATGTCTTGCAGAGAGTTTGAGTCGCTGATGGGCAACGAGGCGTAGTAGGCAATGGCTTTCATACTGGCTCCTGAGAAGTCATAAAGAAGTCGGGTCAGACGATGGAACGCAGGCGCTTGAGGTCGAAGTGTTCGAGAAAGGCGCCAGCCTTGGCGCGGAAGTTCTGGATGTGCGCGCTGTCGTCATGGGCTTGCAGGGCTTCGTCACTGCTCCATTTTTCGATCATGTAGAAGGCAAGAGGATTGGCGAGGTCCTGGTGCAAGTCGTATTGACCGCAACCGGCCTCGGCGCGGGTCGGTTCCAGCAGCGCCCGCAGGTGCTGTTCGAGGGCGTCCTGCTGGCCGGGTTTGGCGATGAGGGTGGCGATGGCGGTAAAAGGTTGGGACATGTTCGACTCCGGGAACGGGATGAATGGATGGGTGGGATGATTAGCTATTTCTCTGCAAGATAAAACCCGCTAAAAGAGCAGTCTCTTTCAATAATTTTTTGATAATCGAGGCTAAACAATGCTGCGTTTCGATGACCTGCAGTTATTTGTCCGGGCGGCGGACCTGGGCAGTCTGTCAGCGGCGGCGCGCGGTATGGACATGTCGGCGGCGGTAGCCAGTGCGGCTTTGAAACGCATCGAACAGCAACTCGGCGCCCGGTTGCTCGCCCGTTCTACCCGCAGCCTGCGGCTGACCGCCGAAGGCGAGGGATTTCTCGAATACGCTCGGGCAGCCTTGAGCAATCTGGATGAGGGGCGTCGCTTATTGGCCAGCGGTCAGGACCAGGTCAGTGGGATTTTGCAGCTGTCGGCGCCTTCGGACTTTGGCCGCAACCTGCTGCTGCCCTGGCTGGACGAGTTCCAGCGAGAGCATCCCAAGCTTACGGTGCGTTTGCTGCTGGGCGATCGCATCGCCGACCTGTTCCGCCAACCGGTGGATATTGCCCTGCGTTACGGCGAGCCGGAAGACTCAAGCCTGGTGGCGCTGCCCATCGCCCCGCAGAACCGCCGCGTCCTTTGTGCCGCCCCGAGTTACCTGGCCCGGCACGGCGAGCCACGGCAACTGGAGCAACTGGCTCAGCACAACTGCCTGCTGTTCATGCTCGGCAGCCGGGTCCACGATCATTGGAGTTTCCACGACGGCAAACGCGAGATCAGCCTGACCGTCAGCGGCGATCGTTTCAGCGATGATGCCGATGTCGTGCGTCTGTGGGCCGTGGCAGGTGCCGGGATCGCCTACAAATCCTGGCTCGATGTCGCCGCTGATGTGCTGGCCGGTCGGTTGCAAGTGCTCATGCCGGAACTGCTGTGTGAGCGCGCACCGCTGAATTTGTTGTGCGCCCATCGCGCACAATTGAGTAAGCCGGTGAACCTTTTACGGGAAATGCTTGCCAGTCGTTGCGCCAGCTTGAGTAGCCGATTTCCCACGTTATCGGGCATCGATCATTAGTCGCAGGCAAATAGCGAAATTTCACTCAGGAACTATCACCACCAATGGTTTCTCAAGGGCAGGAACCGGCGGTCAACCCGCATATACTAGCGCTCGCCTCATGTACGCACCGTCGATCTCGCAATGGCGAGTCACGTCCGAGTCAGCCAGGCCCCGTGGTCAATCGCCGCGGCTTTGCGAAACCTGCGAGCAATGGCCTCTGCGATTGATCGGCTTTGCCCGGTTTATGGCGGTTTCCTCGGCTTGGCCGACGACACATTACTGGTCAAGATGTCTCTGAGCAGTAGACGAAACGATTCAACAGGGAGTGAATACATGGAACATGCACCTTGCATCAGCCAGATCGCCACATTGCTGGCTGACCCAAAGCGCAGCGCAATGATGTGGGCCTTGATGGACGGCTCGGCGCGGCAAACCGAGGAGCTGGCCTTGTTGGCTGGCCTGTCACCGTCTTCGGCCAGTGCGCATCTGGGGCGCTTGTCCGCTGGAGGTCTGTTGAAAGTCGAATTCCGCGGCCGCAAGCGGTTCTTCCGCCTTGCCGCGCCTGAAGTGGGGGCTGCAATAGAAGCTCTGGCCAGCGCCACCCTGGCCAGCAAGCCTCGGGAAATCCCGGATGTTTTCAAACGCACCTCACCGATCGCCAAACCTCAGGCAGCGCCTTCGTCACTCTTGCGCGCCAGGCTTTGCGACGACCATTTGGGCGGCACCCTTGCCGCCGATCTTTACCAGCGTCTGCTGGATGCAGGCTGGATCGAACAGTTCGATCAGCGGGTCATGATCACTCACAAAGGCGCCACGCAATTGGCGACGCGCGGTGTGTTCATCCAGGCGCTGGCTCATCGCAACAGCCGGGTCGCCTGCGCTTGTCCGGACTGGAGCGAAAGACGCCCGCACATGGGCGGATCACTGGGGGCTGCGTTGCTGCAATTGTTCATGCAGTCAGGCTGGCTGAGCCTGCCCAACGATTCGCGAGCCTTGCAGATCACCGCCGCGGGGCAGCGTGAAATCCATCGGTTCGCCAAGGAAACCGAGCTGGAAATGGCCTTGTAGACGCATCGAGATCGACGCCCGAAGCTGCGGGCGTCGCTCAGAGCTGCGAACAGGTCGCATCCAGCAGTAACCCCCAGCAGCTATCGCGCACACTCGTCCGGGGACTTTCGGATTGAGGGGGTGTGGCATGGAAACACAAGGCTTTAGCGCAGCAGAACGACTGGAACGGCTGCCCATCAGCGGTTATCACCGGATCATTTTCATCATCATTGCCTTGGCGTTTTTCTTCGACTCCATGGACCTGGCGATGATGACCTTCCTGCTCGGCTCGATCAAAACCGAGTTTGGCCTGAGCACGGCACAGGCCGGGTTGCTGGCCAGTTCGAGCTTTTTCGGCATGGTCGTGGGGGCGTCACTGTCCGGCATGCTGGCCGACCGTTTCGGGCGCAAACCGGTGTTTCAGTGGAGCATCGTGCTGTGGGGGATCGCCAGCTACCTGTGCTCCACGGCGCAGAACGTCGAGACGCTGACGTTGTTCCGAATCCTGCTGGGGATCGGCATGGGCATGGAGTTTCCCATCGCTCAGTCGATGCTCTCGGAGCTGATTCCTGCCAAACGACGTGGGCGCTACATCGCGTTGATGGACGGTTTCTGGCCGCTGGGCTTCGTCGCCGCCGGCGTACTGTCGTACTTCCTGCTGCCGATAATTGGCTGGCGGGACATCTTCCTGGTGTTGGCGGTGCCGGCGGTGTTTGTCCTGGCGATTCGCTTTTTCATTCCCGAATCACCGCGCTGGCTGGAACAGGCCGGGCATCATGACGTGGCGGACAAGGTTTTGCTGCGCATCGAAGATCGGGTCCGGGCCTCGCTGGGGTGTTCGCAGCTGCCTGAGCCAATCCGCCTGCCGAGAGCAGCGAGTACGCCGGGCCATTTCTTTTCCGCGTTGCGGCAGATCTGGTCGCCGCTGTACCGCCAGCGCACGATGATGATCTGGAGCGTCTGGTTCTTCGCTTTGCTGGGGTTCTATGGCCTGACGTCCTGGCTCAGTGCCTTGCTGCAGCAATCAGGTTTTGCCGTGACCCAGTCGGTGTATTACACGGTGCTGATTTCCCTTGGCGGGATTCCCGGTTTCCTGATGGCCGCCTGGCTGGTGGAGCGTTGGGGACGTAAACCGGTGTGCGTGGTGACGTTACTCGGCGGCGGGGTGATGGCGTTTCTGTATGGTCAGAGCGCGGTGTTTGGCGGCAACGTCAGCCTGTTGATCACCTCCGGGCTACTGATGCAGTTTTTCCTGTTCGGCATGTGGGCGGTGCTTTACACCTACACACCGGAGTTGTACCCGACATCGGCGCGGGCCACAGGCTCGGGGTTTGCGTCGGCAATTGGCCGCGTGGGTTCGTTGCTCGGACCAATGGTGACCGGGCTGGTGTTCCCGATGACCGGGCAGGGCGGGGTGTTTGCGCTGGGGGCGATGTGTTTTGCGATTGCGGCAGGGGTGGTGTGGGTGTTCGGGATGGAGACCCGGGGCAAGACACTGGAAGAATTAAGCGAGGCGGTTGCTTGATGATCGTTCCCACGCGGAGCGTGGGAACGATCAGTTACTACGGTTTCACTAACCGTGCATCCAGACTGTTTTGGGCCAGGCGCTTGGCCTGATCCTGGGTCATGCCCAGATCGGTATACAGCGCGTGGAAGTTCTCGGTGACATAACCGCCGAAGTACGCCGGGTCGTCCGAGTTCACGGTCACTTTCACGCCACGCTCCAGCATGTCGAGAATGTTGTGCTGTGACATGTGATCGAACACGCAGAGCTTGGTGTTCGACAACGGGCACACGGTCAACGGGATTTGCTCATCGATGATCCGCTGCATCAACCGCTCGTCTTCGATGGCTCGCACGCCATGGTCGATGCGCTGGATTTTCAGCAGGTCGAGGGCTTCCCAGATGTACTCCGGCGGGCCTTCTTCACCCGCGTGGGCGACGGTCAGGAAGCCTTCGTGGCGGGCCCGATCAAACACGCGCTGGAACTTGCTTGGCGGATGACCCATCTCCGAACTGTCCAGGCCGACGGCGACAAACGCATCACGGAACGGCAGCGCCTGGTCGAGGGTTTTCTCGGCTTCTTCTTCGCTCAAATGACGCAGGAAACTCAGGATCAAACCGCTGGTGATGCCCAGTTGCTGTTCGCCATCCTTCAACGCGGCGGCGATGCCATTGAGCACCACTTCGAACGGTACGCCACGGTCAGTGTGGGTCTGTGGGTCGAAGAACGGTTCGGTGTGAATCACGTTCTGCGCCTTGCAGCGCAACAGGTAAGCCCAGGTCAGGTCGTAGAAATCCTGAGACGTGCGCAACACGTCGGCGCCCTGGTAATACAGGTCGAGAAACTCTTGCAGGTTGTTGAAGGCATAGGCCTTGCGCAGGGTTTCGACGTCGCTCCACGGCAGGGCGATCTTGTTGCGTTCGGCCAGGGCGAACAGCAACTCAGGCTCCAGCGAACCCTCAAGGTGCAGGTGCAGTTCTGCCTTGGGCAGGGCGTTCAGCCAGTCGTACATAGTCTTTTCTCATCAGGTGCAGATGGCGAGCATTCTACAGATGCTCGTGGAAACAATTAGCAAAACCTGACCAGCCGGTTCATCACAGCGCTTCCTGTTGCCGTCGATAGGCGTAGGTATCGGCGAAGCGCGAGAGCAGGAATTCGGCGCAGGTGGTGGCCGGATACTTTGTCGGGTGCCGTTCATCCTGACAGCCGGGCAGGCATTCGATGACCGTGTCGGGGTGCGGTTCGGCAAAAAATGGCATCGAGTAACGGTCCAAGCCCAGGGGGCTGATCACCCGGTGCGGCGTCGACCGGTAACGGTCGTTGCTCCAGCGCGCCATCATGTCGCCGAGGTTGACCACGAACGTGCCGTCGATCGGCGGTGCATCGATCCACTCGCCGTTAACGTTTCGCACTTGCAGGCCGCCGGCGGCATCCTGATACAGCAGGGTGATACAACCGTAATCGGTGTGGGCGCCGGCGCCTTGTTGCGCTTCGGAGCTGGCGGTGTGGCGCGGTGGGTAATGAATCATCCGCAACACGCTGACCGGTTCAACGAAGCGGCTGTCGAAAAAATCGCGCTCGATACCCAGTGCCACAGTCATGGCCCGTAACAGGGTTTGTGCCAAGGCTTGCATGTCGACGTAGTGCTGCTCCATCAACGACTCCCAGCCGGGCATCGACGGATGACGGTTGGGGCCGCGCAGCGGTTTTTCCGCCAGCACGTCTGGGTGATCGACCGGCAAGTGCAGGCCCATGTCGAAGGTTTCTTTCAGGTCGCTGGGTTTGCTCGGGTCGAGTTGTTCGGTGGCGATGGCGCCGTAACCGCGGTGGTGACGGGTTTGGGTGATGTCGATCCTGAGTTTTTCGGCGGCGGGCAGGGCGAAGAAACGTTGGGCGCTGTCGAGTACGGCGTTAATGCGCGCGGCGCTGATCGGATGACCCTTGATGTAGAAGAAGCCCCACTCGCGGCAGGCATGGTCGATTTGCGTGGCGATTGATTGCCAGGCGGATGGGTCATCGCTGTAGAGCGGGGCGATGTCGATGATCGGGAGCGGGTTCATTTTGCAGTCTCTATATCGATCGTTCCCACGCTCCGCGTGGGAATGCAGCCCGGGACGCTCCGCGTCCCAAAAACGGACGCAGAGCGTCCATTGAGGCATTCCCACGCAGAGCGTGGGAACGATCATGGAGGTAGGTTACTTCGGTATCTCGGCCTTCATGCCTTCAACGTAGTAGTTCATCGATGCCAGCTCCGCATTGCTCGCCGCAGCGCCTGCCGCAATCTTCTCGACGCCGGCCTGATCCTTGATCGGTCCGGTGAACGGGTGGAAAGCACCGCTCTTGATATCGGCAATGATCTGCTCCGCCTCGGCTTTCACCGGCGCCGGCACCAGATCGCTCATCGGTAACTCAACCGTGCCTTCCTTCAACCCACCCCAGTAATCCTGCGATTTCCACAGGTGATCGAGCACGCTTTGGGTCGCCTGAATGTAGTGCGGCGCCCAGTCGTTGACGATGGACGTCAGCACCGCTTTCGGCCCGAAGTGCGCCATGTCCGACGCGTAGCCCACGGCATACACGCCGCGTCGTTCGGCCGCCTGGATCGGCGCCGGGCTGTCGGTGTGCTGGAACACCACGTCCACGCCCTGATCGATCAACGCATTGGCGGCATCGGCCTCTTTGCCCGGATCGAACCAGGAGTTGACCCACACCACTTTGATCTCGGTGCCCGGGTTGTACTTGTTCAGAGCCAGTTGAATGGCGTTGATGTCGCGGATCACTTCCGGGATCGGGAAGGACGCGACGTAACCGATCTTCTTGGTCCTGGTCATTTTCGCCGCGAGGAAGCCGCCGACGTAGCGACCTTCATACGTGCGCGCCAGGTAGGTGCCGAGGTTCTTGTCCTGTTTGTAGCCGGTGGCGTGTTCGAAGGTCACCTTGGGAAATTGCTTGGCGACTTTCAGGGTCGGGTTCATGTAGCCGAAGGACGTGGTGAAGACCAGGTCGTACTTGTCCTTGGCCATGTTGCGGATCACCCGTTCGGCGTCGGCACCTTCGGCGACGTTCTCCACGTAGTTGGTGGTGATTTGATCGCCGAATTTTTCCGCCAGCGCCTTGCGCCCCTGTTCATGCTGATACGTCCAGCCGTGATCGCCAATCGGACCGATGTAGACGAAGCCGACTTTCAGCGGGTCGGCGGCACTGGCGGTCAGGCTGGCGCTCAGACCGATGGCCGCGACGACGGCGCCAAGCAGCTTCTTCAACGGACGTTTGTGCATGAATTCGAACTCCATGTTGTTGTGAGGTTGGCAAGGCCAATGCAAGTTGCTGACCAACAAGACAACAAATGCCGAAACCGCGTAACGGCCTTCGCCGCTCCCACAGGAGAGCGCATTCCAATGTGGGAGCGAGCCTGCTCGCGATGAGGCCCTTGAGGCCGATAAAAGTGCATGGCCTGACACGGCTGCCATCCACTGGTGCGCTAAGGTGTAACGAAACGTTAGCGCCGCCCCACAGTCAGTAGCTCATCACCCTGGTTTCGCTTCACACGGCAAAAAGGCCCGCAATGCTCACACTCCTCAAGCAAGAAAAATTTCTGCTGCTGGCCGTGATCGCCGCCACCGTCGCCTACCCGCTGGAGCACTGGATGCTACACAGCGGCCAACCCATTGCGCTGACCGCCGGCCTGGTGCTGATTGCCTTCATCGTCGTTGCCTCCATGCGCGTTGCTCATCACGCCGAACTGCTTGCGGAAAAAGTCGGTGACCCTTACGGCACGATGATCCTGACCCTGGCCGCCGTGCTGGTGGAAGTGGTGATCCTGGCGATCATGATGAGCAACGAGGCTTCGCCGACCCTGGTACGCGACACGATTTATTCGGCGGTGATGCTCGACATCAACGGCATCCTCGGCCTCGCTGCGTTGATGGGTGGGCTCAAGCACGGCGAACAGTCCTACAATGACGACTCGGCGCGCAGTTACAGCGTGATGATCCTCACCGCCATGGGCGTTTCCATGGTGGTGCCGGAGTTCATCCCCGAGGCTCGCTGGAAACTCTATTCGGCGTTCACCATTGGTGCGATGGTCGTGCTCTACACCTTGTTCCTGCGCATGCAGGTCGGGCCGCACAGTTATTTCTTCAGCTACAGCTACCCGGAAAAACGTCGCAAGAAAGTCTCGGAGGAACAACCTGAACCGGTCAATCTGGGGCTGAGTATCGGGACATTGGTGTTCGGCGTGGTGGTGATCGGCGCATTGGCCGAGGTAATGTCCAAGACCCTCGATCTGGGCCTCGAAGGGACGGGCGCACCGCCGGTGATCACGGCAATCCTGGTGGCGGCAATCTCGGCGGCGCCGGAAATCCTGACCGCGTTGCGGGCGGCACTGGCCAACCGCATGCAGTCGGTGGTCAACATCGCCATGGGCGCATCGCTGTCGACAGTCATCCTGACAGTGCCGGTGATGGAAGCGATGGCGCTCTACACCGGCCAGCCGTTCCAGATGGCGATGACCCCGGTGCAGACCGTGATGATCTTCCTCACCCTGATCGTCAGCGCGATCAACCTCAATGAT of the Pseudomonas frederiksbergensis genome contains:
- a CDS encoding calcium:proton antiporter; protein product: MLTLLKQEKFLLLAVIAATVAYPLEHWMLHSGQPIALTAGLVLIAFIVVASMRVAHHAELLAEKVGDPYGTMILTLAAVLVEVVILAIMMSNEASPTLVRDTIYSAVMLDINGILGLAALMGGLKHGEQSYNDDSARSYSVMILTAMGVSMVVPEFIPEARWKLYSAFTIGAMVVLYTLFLRMQVGPHSYFFSYSYPEKRRKKVSEEQPEPVNLGLSIGTLVFGVVVIGALAEVMSKTLDLGLEGTGAPPVITAILVAAISAAPEILTALRAALANRMQSVVNIAMGASLSTVILTVPVMEAMALYTGQPFQMAMTPVQTVMIFLTLIVSAINLNDGETNAIEGMTHFVLFATFIMLSLLGL
- a CDS encoding 2-oxoglutarate and iron-dependent oxygenase domain-containing protein; translation: MNPLPIIDIAPLYSDDPSAWQSIATQIDHACREWGFFYIKGHPISAARINAVLDSAQRFFALPAAEKLRIDITQTRHHRGYGAIATEQLDPSKPSDLKETFDMGLHLPVDHPDVLAEKPLRGPNRHPSMPGWESLMEQHYVDMQALAQTLLRAMTVALGIERDFFDSRFVEPVSVLRMIHYPPRHTASSEAQQGAGAHTDYGCITLLYQDAAGGLQVRNVNGEWIDAPPIDGTFVVNLGDMMARWSNDRYRSTPHRVISPLGLDRYSMPFFAEPHPDTVIECLPGCQDERHPTKYPATTCAEFLLSRFADTYAYRRQQEAL
- a CDS encoding BMP family ABC transporter substrate-binding protein, which gives rise to MHKRPLKKLLGAVVAAIGLSASLTASAADPLKVGFVYIGPIGDHGWTYQHEQGRKALAEKFGDQITTNYVENVAEGADAERVIRNMAKDKYDLVFTTSFGYMNPTLKVAKQFPKVTFEHATGYKQDKNLGTYLARTYEGRYVGGFLAAKMTRTKKIGYVASFPIPEVIRDINAIQLALNKYNPGTEIKVVWVNSWFDPGKEADAANALIDQGVDVVFQHTDSPAPIQAAERRGVYAVGYASDMAHFGPKAVLTSIVNDWAPHYIQATQSVLDHLWKSQDYWGGLKEGTVELPMSDLVPAPVKAEAEQIIADIKSGAFHPFTGPIKDQAGVEKIAAGAAASNAELASMNYYVEGMKAEIPK